In Candidatus Lokiarchaeota archaeon, the sequence ATGTAAATCTGGATGACAAAGCATTGACCATTCGCGGACCTGATGGAACTACTTCAGAAGTAGAATTTGATAAGCTGGTTTTGGCTACGGGCGGTCTTCCCAACATACCCGATATCCCGGGAGCTGATTTGGAAGGAACCTATACGATTCAAAGCAGAGATGATGCTGCAGCTTTAGGTGAACGCCTATCATCTCTAAGTAAGATAGCCATAATTGGTGCCGGCTTCAGTGGTTTGGAAATTGCAGATCATCTTCATAAGATTGGCAAAGAAGTACATCTGATTGTTCGTTCACGCTTTATGCGACGTCTACTCGAGCCCAGTATGAGTTTAGAGCTTGAATCAAGAATACCGGCTGATATGATTCTTCACAAGGGCAAGGCTCCAACTGCCATAACTGGATCGAAAGAGGTTGAAGGTGTAGAGATTGGCGATGAGGTTGTGCATTGTGATGCAGTTCTTTTCATGACTGGCGTCATACCTAATGTCTTATTGGCGGAGGAAATGGGTTTGGACATCGGACCGAGTGGTGCTATTGTCGTAGATGAACATATGGAGACTTCAGCTGAAGATGTCTATGCAGTAGGCGATTGTGCGGAAATGTCCGACTTCTTGACAGGTGAACCTGTTGTAATGCCCATTGGGAGTACAGCAGCGCGAGCCGGTAAGCAGGCAGGCCTGGCTATCGTCGGACGAGACAAGACATTCAAAGACGTCAATCTACGTCTGCAATATGATCGTATTCTCGATACAGACATTGTTTGTGTAGGCCACTCCTCAGAAACTGCGCGTCGCATGGACATCAAGACCGATGTGACTTTTCTAGACGACGATGCGGAATTCGCAAAGATTGCCCTTGTTACGGACAAGGACGGTATCCTCATTGGAGGACAAGTAATTGCGCCTCGTCTCGGTTCTAGATGGGCATATCAGATACTGGAGCGTGTAGATGAACGAGCGAATCTCAAGGAATCGCCCCTGCTCCCCCCTCAACATGATCGGATGGAAGGTCTGCTAGAAGACCAATATGGTCCTATTCGATAAGGGGACCTTCATCCTCTTCTACCTCTATTTCCCAGCCCGA encodes:
- a CDS encoding SidA/IucD/PvdA family monooxygenase; this encodes MKLVVIGMGPGGASVASTVSTFDREADVEIITQETEPAHRKPGASLAFETPNTDELAIEDWSLEKLNEQGVRVRLGTRVGNVNLDDKALTIRGPDGTTSEVEFDKLVLATGGLPNIPDIPGADLEGTYTIQSRDDAAALGERLSSLSKIAIIGAGFSGLEIADHLHKIGKEVHLIVRSRFMRRLLEPSMSLELESRIPADMILHKGKAPTAITGSKEVEGVEIGDEVVHCDAVLFMTGVIPNVLLAEEMGLDIGPSGAIVVDEHMETSAEDVYAVGDCAEMSDFLTGEPVVMPIGSTAARAGKQAGLAIVGRDKTFKDVNLRLQYDRILDTDIVCVGHSSETARRMDIKTDVTFLDDDAEFAKIALVTDKDGILIGGQVIAPRLGSRWAYQILERVDERANLKESPLLPPQHDRMEGLLEDQYGPIR